From a single Cytophagales bacterium WSM2-2 genomic region:
- a CDS encoding peptidyl-prolyl cis-trans isomerase: MKNTFFFLILTTLIWSNISAQKTNTTPAQPTDFVITIKTSFGDMVAVLYDETPKHKQNFLKLAREHFYDSLLFHRVIDGFMIQGGDPASKKSKAGEPLGNGSPGYTVDAEFNPKLYHKRGALAAARIGGPQNPQKASSGSQFYIVHGTVTPEAMINSMKYDQGKLNTAMREYMSKPENKALSDTLKNLYTSGQMEKFNTRVLDLVPTVEKATGIKIIKDISPEKVKAYTTIGGTPFLDDDYTVFGEVIKGLDVIEKITKVQKNPSDRPLEDVRMFISVVELPKQKITQEYGYVYPETAPKK, from the coding sequence ATGAAAAACACGTTTTTCTTTCTTATTCTGACAACGCTGATCTGGAGCAATATTTCCGCACAAAAAACCAATACCACTCCTGCACAGCCTACCGATTTTGTTATTACAATCAAAACGAGTTTCGGTGACATGGTCGCGGTTCTATACGATGAAACACCCAAACACAAGCAAAATTTTCTCAAGCTAGCACGCGAGCACTTTTACGACAGCTTACTCTTCCACCGGGTTATAGATGGATTCATGATCCAGGGCGGTGATCCTGCTTCTAAAAAATCAAAAGCCGGAGAGCCTTTGGGTAATGGGAGTCCGGGATATACCGTTGACGCAGAATTCAACCCGAAATTATATCACAAGCGTGGAGCATTGGCAGCCGCGCGCATAGGCGGACCTCAAAATCCACAGAAAGCTTCCAGCGGTAGTCAATTTTACATCGTGCATGGAACTGTAACTCCCGAAGCGATGATTAACAGTATGAAGTACGATCAGGGAAAATTGAATACAGCGATGCGTGAGTATATGTCGAAGCCCGAAAACAAAGCGTTATCCGATACGCTGAAAAATCTCTACACGTCTGGTCAAATGGAGAAGTTTAACACCCGGGTGCTCGACTTAGTACCAACAGTCGAAAAAGCAACAGGCATCAAAATCATAAAAGACATTTCTCCTGAAAAAGTAAAAGCCTACACAACCATTGGGGGAACGCCTTTTCTCGATGACGACTACACCGTTTTTGGTGAAGTCATCAAAGGATTGGACGTCATTGAAAAAATTACGAAGGTGCAGAAGAATCCGTCAGATCGTCCTTTGGAGGATGTACGGATGTTCATCTCAGTTGTCGAATTGCCCAAACAAAAAATCACACAAGAATACGGGTACGTCTATCCTGAAACTGCTCCTAAAAAATGA
- a CDS encoding glucose-1-phosphate thymidylyltransferase translates to MNIILFDDPTIRINLLPLTLTRPVADMRVGILTVAEKWEHHFKIKPSYATVNYLSKKFVKKTTPDNLWINGAICPDSSLVESIQRLKPGESLKRNTAVIAIRSGETELPALTGNTTEYSGEITVIDNLWKIFQKNGQEIRSDFKLITDGRKSAEITDPHTHTYNRSNIFIEEGVVLHTAVLNAEGGPIYLGKNSQVQEGAIIRGPFSLGESSVINMGAKMRGDTTIGPFSKIGGEVSNTVVLGYSNKAHDGFLGNSVLGEWCNLGADTNTSNLKNNYDNVKLWNYGKKGFADTGLPFCGLIMGDHSKSGINMMFNTGTVVGVSSSIFGAGYPRNFVPSYSWGGAAGFTTYQFDKAMETAERVMARRNVLLSQQDREILKNVFDQTFQ, encoded by the coding sequence ATGAACATCATCCTTTTTGACGATCCAACCATCAGAATTAACCTGCTCCCGCTAACTCTCACACGGCCTGTTGCGGATATGCGTGTTGGTATCCTGACAGTGGCCGAAAAATGGGAGCATCATTTCAAAATCAAGCCCTCCTATGCCACGGTAAATTATCTCAGTAAAAAATTCGTAAAGAAAACTACGCCAGACAATCTTTGGATCAACGGAGCGATATGCCCAGACTCATCCCTGGTTGAATCAATCCAAAGATTAAAACCGGGTGAGAGTTTGAAAAGAAATACTGCGGTAATTGCCATTCGCTCAGGCGAGACAGAGTTGCCTGCGTTGACCGGAAACACAACCGAGTACTCTGGCGAAATAACAGTGATTGACAACCTCTGGAAAATTTTTCAAAAGAACGGACAGGAAATCCGCTCCGATTTCAAACTCATAACGGATGGAAGAAAATCAGCTGAGATCACCGATCCGCATACGCACACTTACAACAGATCCAATATTTTTATTGAAGAAGGAGTCGTGCTGCATACAGCCGTCCTAAATGCGGAAGGTGGGCCAATCTATCTTGGGAAAAATTCGCAGGTTCAGGAAGGAGCAATCATACGCGGGCCATTTTCTCTTGGTGAAAGCTCTGTTATAAACATGGGTGCCAAAATGAGAGGAGATACCACCATTGGCCCATTCAGTAAAATTGGCGGTGAAGTGAGTAATACCGTGGTCTTGGGTTACTCTAACAAAGCACATGATGGATTCTTGGGAAACTCCGTACTTGGAGAATGGTGCAATCTTGGTGCCGACACCAATACATCAAATCTCAAAAATAATTACGACAACGTGAAGCTCTGGAACTACGGAAAAAAAGGATTTGCTGACACCGGGCTTCCTTTCTGCGGCCTCATTATGGGTGATCACAGCAAAAGTGGGATAAACATGATGTTTAACACTGGAACAGTAGTTGGTGTGAGCTCCAGTATTTTTGGGGCCGGGTATCCCCGCAATTTTGTGCCGTCCTACTCCTGGGGTGGTGCAGCCGGATTCACCACGTACCAATTTGATAAGGCAATGGAGACTGCCGAGCGGGTGATGGCTCGGAGAAATGTACTCCTCTCTCAACAGGATCGTGAGATTTTGAAAAATGTTTTCGACCAAACTTTCCAATGA
- a CDS encoding ABC transporter ATP-binding protein → MDVFLRILAYADTIVKRLVFFFVYSILGIIFGAFNIVLVIPMLDTLFNKSKAVVEVPPLPDFSLSTKFIIGTFEHFYLMVIRDQGQLKALLFVCALIVVCVILANLFRYLERIIATKIRVDLVKNIRMDIFRKVSLLHIGYFNNERKGDLISRFTNDVMEVENAVMNSLKAVLKEPITIIVYFFVLFTISPQLTLFTLLVLPLTGGVLAEIIKRLKKQATQSQESLGRIVNILDETFSGMRVVKAFNARKFIIDKIEGESAYYRKVNKSMSYKNELASPVSEILGVLIIAGIIFFGGNMVLSENSSLKPEVFLGFLAIFSMIIQPAKNFSNGITSLQKGTASAKRIFELIDSQPAIQNKPDAVELKSFEKDIEFKNVSFAYESDLVLKKINLKVEKGKTIALVGPSGGGKSTLADLVPRFYDPSEGDVCIDGKSLRDYDIESLRKQMGVVTQESILFNDTIFNNIAFGNPSISEEAVIQAAKIANAHEFIMQTENGYRTLIGERGSKLSGGQRQRLSIARAVLKNPPILILDEATSALDSESEKLVQEALFNLMKNRTSLVIAHRLSTIQHADEILVIQRGEIVERGTHETLNNQNGLYKKLVDIQKTV, encoded by the coding sequence ATGGATGTTTTCTTGCGTATACTTGCTTATGCCGACACCATTGTCAAACGACTGGTATTCTTTTTTGTCTATTCCATATTAGGTATCATATTCGGTGCATTCAATATAGTGCTGGTGATACCGATGCTGGACACGCTTTTCAATAAGAGTAAAGCTGTTGTTGAAGTTCCGCCTCTCCCTGATTTCAGTTTGTCGACCAAGTTCATCATAGGTACGTTTGAGCATTTTTACCTGATGGTCATTCGCGACCAGGGACAGTTGAAAGCATTGCTGTTTGTTTGTGCGCTGATCGTTGTCTGTGTGATACTCGCGAATTTATTCCGATATCTGGAGCGTATTATAGCTACCAAGATCCGGGTTGACCTGGTGAAAAATATTCGAATGGATATTTTCCGGAAAGTCTCGTTGCTTCACATCGGTTATTTTAACAACGAACGTAAGGGTGACCTTATCTCCCGGTTTACCAACGATGTAATGGAAGTGGAGAATGCCGTCATGAACAGCTTGAAGGCCGTGTTGAAAGAACCAATCACGATCATTGTTTACTTTTTTGTGTTGTTCACGATATCACCACAATTGACTTTATTCACTTTGCTGGTACTGCCTTTGACGGGTGGTGTATTAGCCGAGATCATCAAACGACTAAAAAAACAGGCAACCCAAAGCCAGGAATCACTTGGTCGTATTGTCAATATTCTGGATGAAACCTTCAGTGGGATGAGAGTAGTAAAAGCATTCAATGCCAGAAAATTTATTATCGATAAAATTGAAGGAGAGAGTGCCTATTACAGGAAGGTGAATAAGTCGATGTCTTATAAAAACGAATTGGCATCACCAGTCTCCGAAATTTTAGGTGTCCTGATCATTGCAGGAATCATTTTCTTTGGAGGTAATATGGTGCTTAGCGAAAACTCTTCGCTCAAGCCCGAGGTATTCTTAGGATTCCTTGCCATTTTCTCCATGATTATCCAGCCGGCTAAGAATTTTTCCAACGGTATTACCTCCTTGCAAAAAGGTACGGCTTCGGCTAAACGGATTTTTGAACTGATCGACAGTCAACCGGCTATTCAGAATAAACCGGATGCGGTTGAACTGAAGAGCTTTGAAAAAGATATTGAGTTTAAGAATGTTTCATTCGCCTATGAGTCGGATCTGGTACTCAAGAAAATCAATTTGAAAGTAGAGAAGGGGAAGACGATCGCGCTGGTCGGACCTTCAGGAGGAGGGAAGTCAACGCTGGCGGATTTGGTTCCGAGATTTTATGATCCATCGGAAGGGGATGTTTGCATTGACGGCAAGTCACTCCGTGATTATGATATAGAGTCATTGCGAAAGCAAATGGGGGTAGTTACCCAGGAGTCGATCCTTTTCAATGACACGATCTTCAATAATATAGCGTTTGGCAATCCAAGTATCAGTGAAGAGGCCGTGATTCAGGCAGCGAAAATTGCGAATGCTCATGAGTTTATTATGCAAACGGAAAATGGCTATAGAACCTTGATTGGTGAAAGAGGCTCCAAGTTATCCGGGGGGCAGCGCCAGCGATTGAGTATTGCCAGAGCGGTATTGAAAAATCCCCCGATCCTGATTTTGGACGAAGCTACTTCCGCTCTTGATTCCGAGTCGGAAAAACTCGTACAAGAGGCACTCTTTAATTTGATGAAAAACCGGACTTCTTTAGTCATTGCTCACAGGTTGAGCACCATTCAACACGCGGACGAGATATTAGTAATACAACGAGGAGAGATTGTTGAGCGAGGAACTCACGAGACCCTCAATAACCAGAATGGTTTGTATAAAAAACTGGTTGACATCCAGAAAACTGTTTGA
- a CDS encoding DNA polymerase III subunit delta — protein sequence MTFAAIPGLEETKHRLTASVRSNHIAHALLFAGKPGALNLPLALAFANYLHCTDKKENDACGNCPACSKSQKYIHPDTHFVFPLGNVSNDKDEDRFRAEILKTWRSFLLEKPFGNLAQWMASYEGEDKQALIAREESRKIVQTLSLKPFESTNKIMIIWLPELMHSSAANGILKILEEPPPQTFFLLVTNGAEQLLPTILSRTQIVHVPQLSDSEIENYLKKNFSLEEAQVNEILQMADGDLNFAIQMTDEEEDHHHQHRFTDWMRSCFKKDYVKLLGLADEFHELDKLAQRNLFHYALGMMREALIQISSANAISRAKGPEEKFIKDFSKVFSVPKIETFNKLINEATYHLERNGSAKMIFMDLSLQLSKTINP from the coding sequence ATGACGTTTGCCGCTATTCCTGGCCTTGAAGAAACCAAGCACAGACTCACAGCATCGGTGCGGTCGAATCATATTGCTCATGCACTTTTGTTCGCGGGCAAGCCGGGGGCGCTCAACCTGCCGCTGGCACTCGCCTTCGCAAACTATCTTCACTGTACCGATAAGAAGGAGAATGATGCCTGTGGCAATTGTCCAGCCTGCAGCAAAAGTCAGAAGTATATTCATCCTGACACGCATTTTGTTTTTCCGCTGGGCAACGTTAGCAATGACAAAGATGAGGACCGGTTCCGTGCCGAAATTCTTAAGACCTGGCGGAGTTTCCTTCTTGAAAAACCTTTCGGAAACCTTGCCCAATGGATGGCCTCGTATGAAGGTGAAGACAAACAAGCGCTGATAGCAAGAGAAGAAAGTCGCAAGATCGTTCAAACGCTTTCGCTGAAACCGTTTGAAAGCACCAATAAAATCATGATCATTTGGCTCCCGGAATTAATGCACTCTTCGGCAGCCAATGGGATTTTAAAAATCCTGGAGGAACCACCGCCTCAAACTTTTTTCTTACTGGTAACGAACGGGGCTGAGCAACTACTCCCCACGATTCTATCACGTACGCAAATTGTGCACGTACCACAACTTAGTGACAGCGAAATTGAAAACTATCTGAAAAAGAATTTCTCACTGGAAGAAGCCCAGGTGAATGAAATTTTACAAATGGCTGATGGGGATTTGAATTTTGCCATTCAGATGACAGACGAAGAAGAAGACCATCATCATCAGCATAGATTTACCGATTGGATGCGGTCTTGTTTCAAAAAAGATTACGTCAAGCTACTGGGCCTCGCTGATGAATTTCATGAACTCGATAAACTAGCCCAACGTAATTTATTTCATTATGCTTTGGGGATGATGCGTGAAGCATTGATCCAGATTTCCAGTGCTAATGCGATCAGCCGCGCCAAAGGCCCGGAAGAGAAATTTATCAAAGACTTTAGCAAAGTATTTAGTGTTCCTAAAATTGAGACCTTCAATAAACTTATTAATGAAGCAACCTATCACCTCGAACGCAATGGCAGTGCAAAAATGATCTTTATGGATTTGTCTCTACAATTATCAAAAACTATCAACCCGTAA
- the gmhA gene encoding phosphoheptose isomerase — protein sequence MQQVDFREIISAEFAQAAQVLNKFMSNEHNLALIEQSAKIIGDAINQGGKVISCGNGGSHCDAMHFAEELTGRYRENRKAIPALCISDPSHISCVSNDYGYEFIFSRYIEALGNKGDILLGLSTSGNSMNIIRAAQAAKEKGMKVIILSGKDGGKLAPLADVELRVSHHGYADRIQEVHIKIIHILMLLIEKQVAS from the coding sequence TTGCAGCAGGTGGATTTTCGAGAAATTATCTCAGCTGAATTTGCGCAGGCAGCCCAGGTGCTCAATAAGTTTATGAGCAATGAGCATAACCTGGCCCTCATTGAACAGTCAGCCAAAATTATTGGTGACGCAATCAACCAGGGCGGCAAGGTGATTTCGTGTGGTAATGGTGGTTCTCACTGTGATGCCATGCACTTTGCTGAAGAACTTACAGGCCGCTATCGCGAAAACAGGAAGGCTATTCCGGCTCTTTGCATTTCCGACCCCAGCCATATTTCTTGTGTCAGTAATGACTACGGTTACGAGTTTATTTTTTCCAGGTACATTGAAGCGTTGGGTAACAAAGGGGATATCCTCTTAGGACTAAGTACCAGCGGTAATTCGATGAATATTATTCGTGCAGCTCAAGCCGCTAAAGAGAAGGGGATGAAAGTAATTATTCTTTCTGGGAAAGACGGAGGAAAGCTGGCTCCGTTAGCGGACGTGGAGTTGCGTGTATCTCATCATGGATATGCGGACCGGATTCAGGAAGTCCATATTAAGATCATTCACATCCTTATGCTGCTGATTGAAAAACAGGTGGCGAGCTAA
- the rpmE2 gene encoding 50S ribosomal protein L31 type B, whose translation MKKSIHPNYQEVIFWDTSSDFKFLSRSTNVPKEKIKWTDGKEYPVIKVEVSSASHPYFTGKKMFVDTAGRVEKFQKKYGKK comes from the coding sequence ATGAAGAAGAGCATCCATCCGAACTACCAGGAAGTGATTTTTTGGGACACTTCGAGCGATTTTAAGTTTTTAAGCCGTTCGACCAACGTTCCTAAGGAAAAAATCAAGTGGACAGACGGTAAGGAATATCCCGTAATCAAAGTGGAAGTTAGTTCTGCATCACACCCTTATTTTACTGGCAAGAAAATGTTTGTTGATACTGCCGGTCGTGTGGAGAAATTTCAGAAGAAATACGGCAAGAAATAA
- a CDS encoding flagellar motor protein MotB: MLAQKVKAEGELADKSKKLEEANGSLSRLNETLKKLKQDSSDVSQNLQASTKKLNDLNSEYEKLNANYKSSLNKSGKLNQDLAQQRDQLLAIQENLEKTRKENDSLSNSLADREKKVKDLEQILANKDKAVQDLKNRISNALLNFKENDLTVKVKNGKVYVSLAEQLLFGSGSIDVDKKGEGALQQLAKAIKDQKDIRVMIEGHTDNVPISAKSKYMEDNWDLSVLRATSITKILIKGGMTPGQVTAAGKGEFSPVASNDNASNKQKNRRTEIIVTPNLDELFKILDAN, from the coding sequence ATGCTTGCGCAAAAAGTGAAAGCAGAAGGTGAGCTTGCCGATAAATCGAAGAAGCTGGAGGAAGCCAATGGTTCGCTCTCAAGATTAAATGAAACGCTAAAAAAACTGAAGCAGGATTCTTCAGATGTCTCTCAGAATCTTCAGGCGTCTACTAAAAAACTGAATGACCTTAATTCAGAATATGAAAAACTGAACGCGAACTATAAATCATCATTAAACAAAAGTGGAAAGCTAAACCAGGATTTGGCTCAGCAACGAGATCAACTGCTGGCTATCCAGGAAAACCTGGAGAAGACGAGGAAAGAGAATGACTCATTAAGTAATAGTCTGGCAGACCGCGAAAAGAAAGTGAAAGACCTGGAGCAGATACTTGCTAATAAAGACAAAGCTGTGCAAGACCTCAAGAACAGGATCAGCAATGCATTATTGAATTTCAAGGAAAATGATTTAACCGTTAAAGTGAAAAACGGAAAAGTATATGTATCGTTGGCAGAGCAGTTGTTGTTTGGTTCAGGAAGTATCGATGTGGACAAGAAAGGAGAGGGGGCGCTGCAACAGTTAGCGAAAGCGATAAAGGATCAAAAAGACATACGAGTGATGATAGAAGGACATACCGACAATGTGCCTATTTCAGCGAAATCCAAATACATGGAAGACAATTGGGACCTGAGTGTGCTCCGGGCGACATCCATTACGAAAATATTGATCAAGGGAGGAATGACTCCGGGCCAGGTGACGGCAGCAGGCAAAGGAGAATTTTCACCTGTGGCCTCAAATGATAATGCTTCGAACAAACAAAAGAACCGGAGGACTGAGATCATCGTCACCCCTAACCTTGACGAATTGTTTAAAATTCTGGACGCAAATTAG
- the ykuF gene encoding short-chain dehydrogenase, whose amino-acid sequence MEGMLKPGTFKDKTIIITGGGTGLGKSIGKYLLELGANLVITSRKKEVLDKTASELEQQTGGKVLAVACDVRKYEEIQNVISETEKRFGKIDAVLNNAAGNFISPTERLSHRAFDIVVDIVLKGTYYTTLAAGKNWIEKKQQGVFLNIVTTYAWTGSGYVVPSACGKAGVLALTRSLAVEWAKYNIRSNAIAPGPFPTEGAWSRLLPGDLVKKFDPAKRIPLGRVGDHQELANLAAYLLSDFSAYVNGEVITIDGGEWLKNGGEFSHLEMIPNEMWDTIEKMRGK is encoded by the coding sequence ATGGAAGGAATGCTGAAACCCGGAACGTTCAAAGACAAAACCATCATCATCACCGGAGGAGGTACAGGGCTCGGCAAGTCCATAGGTAAATATTTGCTGGAGCTCGGTGCAAATCTTGTGATCACCAGTCGTAAAAAAGAAGTTCTCGACAAAACGGCCTCCGAACTTGAGCAACAAACCGGAGGCAAAGTGCTTGCTGTTGCATGTGATGTACGCAAGTACGAGGAAATTCAAAATGTGATCTCAGAGACTGAAAAACGTTTTGGAAAAATTGACGCTGTGCTCAACAATGCGGCAGGGAATTTTATAAGCCCGACAGAACGTCTTTCTCACCGTGCATTCGACATTGTGGTAGACATCGTTCTGAAAGGAACTTACTACACCACTCTGGCTGCCGGGAAAAACTGGATAGAAAAAAAACAACAAGGAGTCTTTCTGAATATCGTTACCACTTATGCCTGGACTGGTTCCGGCTATGTGGTGCCATCAGCATGTGGCAAAGCCGGGGTACTTGCGCTCACTCGGTCCCTGGCCGTGGAGTGGGCGAAATATAATATTCGCAGCAACGCGATCGCACCTGGTCCATTCCCGACAGAAGGGGCATGGAGCCGCTTACTTCCCGGTGACCTTGTCAAAAAATTTGATCCGGCAAAACGAATTCCACTTGGTCGCGTAGGTGATCATCAAGAACTTGCGAACCTGGCCGCTTATCTTCTTTCAGATTTCTCAGCATATGTCAACGGTGAGGTTATCACCATCGATGGCGGTGAGTGGCTGAAAAATGGTGGCGAGTTTAGTCATTTGGAAATGATCCCGAATGAAATGTGGGACACGATAGAGAAAATGCGTGGCAAATAA